The region GCGCGCTCGATCGCCTCCGGAGTGCTCGGCGCATCGTCTTCGGCGTAGGTCCAGAGGTGGATCACCTGCCCAACGCGCATCTGCTCCTGAGCCAGCGACTCCAGCAGCTCCCGGTAGTGGTCGGGGTTGCCCGGCGCGATCCGGTAGCGCCCCTGGTCCAGCCGCTCGAAAGCGCTGCCGATCTCGACCGTGGCGCACACGACGCCAGCGGATCGCAGCCGCTCGCACAGCGCCGCGCCCAGCCCCTGCCTGTCGAGAAACACCAGCGCCGCTGCGTCGTCGGCGAGCCGCGCAGCCGTGCCGATCTCGCTGCGCTGCCAGACCTTGCGGTAGAACCAGTCGGGCAGCGTGTTGCTGTTCTCCAGCGCGATGTCGATCTGCTTGAGCGTCTCGTCGAAGCGCCCGTCGAGCAGCCCGGCCTTGAGTTGGGTGCGCTGGATCTTGCCGCTCGTCGTCTTGGGAAACTCGTCCTTTGGCACCGGAACGACGTAAAGCGGGCTGAGGCCCAGCCCGGCGACGATCCGCGAGCGGATGGCTTTGATCGTGTCCAGGCGCTCGGCGGGCGACGCAACCGAGGGCGTGAAGAAGATCGCGATGCTTTCGGTGCCGCTGCGTGGATCATCGACGGCGATAGCGGCGACATAGGTCGCCTCGACGCCGGGCGTCTCGTTGACAATATCCTCGATCTCGTAGCAGTAGTAGTTGGCTCCGTTGATAATGATGACCTCTTTTTCGCGTCCGGTGATCGTCAGACGACCGTCGAGGATGAAGCCAAGGTCGCCGGTGTAGAACCAGCCGTCTTCGGTAAACGCATCGCGATTGGCCGCTGGATTATCGAGGTAGCCGGGCGTGACAACATCGCCGCGCACCTGCAACCGACCGATCAGGCCCTCATGAAGGATCTGATTCCGGTGATCGACGATGCGGATCGTCACGCCGGGCGTCGGCGGCCCGACCTCGACAAAGTTGACCGCCGTGGGATCGTCGGGCGCGGTGCGCCTGAGCCACCCATACAGCGACGCCTTAGCGAAGTAGCCGACGCGGCTCGTCAGATCGAAATCGGAGACGTAGGTCATCGCCGTACACAGCTCGGCCATGCCATAGGCTGGCTGCATCGCCCGCTGCCCAACCCCGAAGGGCGCGACCGCCTCCAGGAACCCGCGCACCACCGGCAGCGTCACCTGCTCCCCGGCGTTGAGGAAATAGCGGATCGAGCGCAGATTCCAGCTCCGGCCCGCAGCCTTCGCCAGCCGATCGGCGAGCAGCTTATAGCCAAAGTTCGGCGACCACGTATGCGTCACGCGGTGCTGCTCGATCAGGTCCAGCCAGCGCAGCGGATCGCCCAGGATCATATCGGTGCGCGCCTGGATCTGCTGGCAGCCCAGATAGACATCCTTGATGTGGCACATCAGCAGCGGCACGACATGATCCATCGGCAGCCAGTTCAGCGTGATGTCATCCTCGGTGTAGCCGCTGACCTGCCGGGCCGCGTGGATATGGCAGATGATCCCGTGGTGCGTCTCCTGAATGCATTTCGGCACGCCCGTGCTGCCCGATGAGAGCTGAAAGAACACAACATTGCTCGGCTCGGCAGGGTAGATCTGCTCGGCGGGCGGGTACTCGCGCAGCCCATCGATCGGCAGCAGCTTCAGGTCGTGCATCGGCAGGAGCGCGCTCAGGCCCCGCAGCGGCTCGATCAGGCGTTGCGTGGTCAGCAGTGGCGGCTGCCCCAGCAGCTTCCAGATGTTATACAGCTTATTGACCACGCCGTTGCGCTCAGCGTACGACGGCGCGACCGCCACGGTGACGGGCGTGATGCCGCCCAGGACACAGGCCCAGAACGTCGGCAGGTACTCGTCCAGCCGGTCGATCTGCAAGATTACCCGGTCGCGCGGCTTGAGGCCCTGCGCGATCAGACCGGCCAGGATACGACGGGCGGTATCCAGCAGCGTCGCATAGCTCTGTTGTACGGCGCTGCCGTCGCTCTGGATATACACAACGCCGGTCTGCGGGCAGCGCGCCGCTGTGCGGATCAGCGCCGCTCCCAGGGTTCCTGGCGCGTCATCAGGGATGATCAGCGTAGGCCCCGCGCTGATCGCCGGACGATCCACGGCATCTGCTCCCTCGGTCGCGCGCTCTGACAGTGGAGCCGCAGGCGCGGGCGCGGCATCGGCGTGGAAGCGCGACTCCGGCAGCAGATCGGAGAGATGCAGCGGCTGTGGTCGCTCTACCAGATCGTGTACGACTACCGCAGCCTGATCGATCCCCGGCACGGCACGCACCTGCCGCTCCCAGCGCTGCACCAGCGCGTCGTCGATCAGCTCGGTAGCGGCGAGCGCCTGCTGGTCAAGCTGCCCATCTGGGCGCAGCGGCAGCCCGATCAGTGGAATGTAGGCGTCGGGCCGCAGCGCTGGCGGCAGCCTGAGGTTTAAATGATCGCGGAGTCGCTCTGGCGCGAACGTGCCGCTGGTGACAACATAGGCGATCAAGCCCGTTCCAGCGCCCGGAGTCTCACGGTGCAATACCGCGCACTGCTCGACCGTCGGATCTTGCAGCAGCGCGGCCTCGACCGCATCCAGATCGAGCCGCACATCGCCGCGCCAGATCTGCCGTCCGGTCGCTGGCGCTAGCTCTAAGGAGCCGTCGCTCAGCCAGCGACCCCGATCGCCGGAAAGAAATACGCGCTCGCCAGGGGTTGCAGCGTAGGGATTGGGGCGGAAATACAGCGCGGTGGCGGCGGGATCGTCCAGGTAGCCGCGCGCAAGACCGGCGGGGATCGCGATCTCGCCGAACACGCCGATCGGCATTGGCTGCATCGCGGCGTCGAGAATATACGCCAGCGGGCGCTGCTCAAGCGAGCTGTGAGCGCCGCTCGTCGGGCGATAGCGGGCGACCGGCTGGATCAGCGCTTCGGGCGGGGCGTAGAGCTGGTAGAGATCGCAGCGCAGACGCTCAAGGCAGCGCTCGCGTGCCACGGGCGATAGCGGCTCGCCAGCGGCGAGCACCGCGCGCAGCGAGCCGGGCGCGCTCGGAGCAGGCGCGGCATCCAGCAACGCAGCGAGCGCCGTCGGGGTGAAATGCGCCACCGTGACGCGATCCTCGGCGATCACCTGCCGCAGATACTCAGGATCGTGCTCGCCGCCGACCAGCGCGATCACCAGTCCACTGCCGTACAGCAGCGGCCAGCAGATCTCCCATGCGGCAGTTGCCCGATCGGGCGTGGCCGTGTGCAGCACGCGATCGTTTGGAGAGAGGCGCAGCGCTGCCTGTAGCCGTTCGAGGCGCTGCACGAGCGCGGCGTGCTCGACCACGACCTGACGATCTGCCGACGTCAGGATCAACGCCAGGCTGCGCGCCGCTCCAACCATTGGATTTTCAGCGGGCATGCGGTCAAGCGTTGCTGCGAGCGAGTCAAGCGCGACGACCGACGCGCCGAGCTCAGATAGCCGATCCGCAAGCATCTGCCGGGTGACAACTGCCGCCGCTCCGGTGGCTGTGAGCTGAAGCCTCAGATGGCGCGGCGCGGCAGCCGGATCGAGCGGTACGCAGGCCGCCCCGGCTTTCAAGATGCCGAGCATGCCTACGACCAGATCCGGCGAGCGCTCCATGTACAGCCCGATGCGCGCCTCCGGCCCCAAGCTGAGGCCGCGTAGATACTGGGCAAGCTGGTTGGCGCGGCGATTAAGCTCGCGGTAGCTGAGCCGCGTGCCCTCGAACAGCAGCGCGACGGCATCGGGCGTGCGCGCCGCCTGCGCCTCGAAGCGCTGCGCGAGATCGGCGGAGTTGTGCCGCTCAGACGGC is a window of Herpetosiphonaceae bacterium DNA encoding:
- a CDS encoding AMP-binding protein translates to MLDTLQIEDMYPLTPMQRGILFHSLSDARSAVYFQQEGFRLQGDLAPAAFVRAWEHVLTRHAVLRTAFVWEGLDEPVQVVLRQVRLPFEQLDWRAVPRAEQQARLAAFAQADRERGFDLAQAPLMRLTLIRLSDDSYHFIWSRHHLLLDGWSVMLILNEVLRCYAVFQRGQQPRLDRPVPYRAYLAWLQQQDATQAEAFWRGELAGVHTPTPLTVDRAAGSEAPRHGEQWSHMPQATAAALHALARSHRLTLNTLLQGAWAIVLSRYSGAEEVVFGATAATRPASIAGVESIAGLLINTLPVRVCVAPGERLIPWLQRLFDRQSEARHYDYVSLADVQRWSELVPGTALFESLLVFENFPHEIAPDDLVGNLSVRSTHSFERTNYPLNLVILPRDGLDLRAIYDAERFDAATITRLLGHLETVLQGMLADPARCLLEIPLLTEAERAELLAQAAVPSERHNSADLAQRFEAQAARTPDAVALLFEGTRLSYRELNRRANQLAQYLRGLSLGPEARIGLYMERSPDLVVGMLGILKAGAACVPLDPAAAPRHLRLQLTATGAAAVVTRQMLADRLSELGASVVALDSLAATLDRMPAENPMVGAARSLALILTSADRQVVVEHAALVQRLERLQAALRLSPNDRVLHTATPDRATAAWEICWPLLYGSGLVIALVGGEHDPEYLRQVIAEDRVTVAHFTPTALAALLDAAPAPSAPGSLRAVLAAGEPLSPVARERCLERLRCDLYQLYAPPEALIQPVARYRPTSGAHSSLEQRPLAYILDAAMQPMPIGVFGEIAIPAGLARGYLDDPAATALYFRPNPYAATPGERVFLSGDRGRWLSDGSLELAPATGRQIWRGDVRLDLDAVEAALLQDPTVEQCAVLHRETPGAGTGLIAYVVTSGTFAPERLRDHLNLRLPPALRPDAYIPLIGLPLRPDGQLDQQALAATELIDDALVQRWERQVRAVPGIDQAAVVVHDLVERPQPLHLSDLLPESRFHADAAPAPAAPLSERATEGADAVDRPAISAGPTLIIPDDAPGTLGAALIRTAARCPQTGVVYIQSDGSAVQQSYATLLDTARRILAGLIAQGLKPRDRVILQIDRLDEYLPTFWACVLGGITPVTVAVAPSYAERNGVVNKLYNIWKLLGQPPLLTTQRLIEPLRGLSALLPMHDLKLLPIDGLREYPPAEQIYPAEPSNVVFFQLSSGSTGVPKCIQETHHGIICHIHAARQVSGYTEDDITLNWLPMDHVVPLLMCHIKDVYLGCQQIQARTDMILGDPLRWLDLIEQHRVTHTWSPNFGYKLLADRLAKAAGRSWNLRSIRYFLNAGEQVTLPVVRGFLEAVAPFGVGQRAMQPAYGMAELCTAMTYVSDFDLTSRVGYFAKASLYGWLRRTAPDDPTAVNFVEVGPPTPGVTIRIVDHRNQILHEGLIGRLQVRGDVVTPGYLDNPAANRDAFTEDGWFYTGDLGFILDGRLTITGREKEVIIINGANYYCYEIEDIVNETPGVEATYVAAIAVDDPRSGTESIAIFFTPSVASPAERLDTIKAIRSRIVAGLGLSPLYVVPVPKDEFPKTTSGKIQRTQLKAGLLDGRFDETLKQIDIALENSNTLPDWFYRKVWQRSEIGTAARLADDAAALVFLDRQGLGAALCERLRSAGVVCATVEIGSAFERLDQGRYRIAPGNPDHYRELLESLAQEQMRVGQVIHLWTYAEDDAPSTPEAIERAQEQGSYSLLFLTQALAQANRDTPTRLLVISNGVQAVTPREQIACERAPVLGLVKTISQELPWLLCTHIDLPIDDLGANVARLLRELRHRHKEREIAYRDQRRLVARLERVDLRQEPMREPPFKTGGLYLVTGGVGGIGGLIAKHLREQYDARLLLVGRTPLSALSSAGPDDRADGGGLAWQQIQQLGETIYEAADICDLQA